From the Papaver somniferum cultivar HN1 chromosome 2, ASM357369v1, whole genome shotgun sequence genome, the window caaagatatttccaagcttgaattttgtaaagcataccaaatcctcttcatgcccactagagaaatccaacctcttttctagaatgaaaccttttgaagcaatcttatcaaatattctagcacaagaatcatctaCAAACCTAATTccaagagagttttggtcacaaggaggaTTTTGAGTTTTTAGAATTCCTATTTGTTCCCTTGGAATTCATcatagatctaagaaattgaaaggagcaagaggattttacttacttggagtgagatTTGAACACCCGttctttcgatttctccaagacgactttaatggaggaaatacacaaaaccttgggtttATCTACGCGGACGAGTAAAGAAGAAGactagggtgcgcgaacttcttctttataagaccacacatgggcttggacccgtttatgaaccgcgacccacatagGAAAGATGGAATTTTCTTAGCCATTTGCACATTAAAGGTTATTCATTCCACGACAACACACATGTGAATGACAACGGATGCAATAGAAAGCTAAATTGATATTCAAACAACGAATAAccaaaactgtacacaactcaaaccatttctttcccattccaagatatatacaaatggggaaatgccagccttgttaccaagaggcataatgcgcagaggaattctcatgcgacatttttggttgatatgtgtgaacagtccctgtagtataatcaaagtaatgatgatagtcagggaagttagagctttctatccttcgtttgttCTGGCTAGAATAAGGATACCTCCGATTTATGGGTTGCACAATATTAACAGATTTAACACATACagaacccttttcggaatgattcttaggcttaacagatttaagtttttctaagaactaaaaaaacgccttcgaacgctttgaACAGATCgctatcaattgatccattacgatagtattcctcaatgAGATCAAgaattaatctagtgaggttccatatccttaaGCGTACTgagcgttttctcaatctttttttttttccttctgattgatttTTAACATCTAAATTTCCCTTTTTAGATggagtaagattatcatgagaaaccagaggttttaaccataataatctttgaacaatctttaaggatttatagcgtgcgttacagatgccaagagcaagctttccaaagaaatttcccataggacaatttataaggaacgaacaaacacaaacttattaggtttacggtgtttgcctgctctgataccaattgaaaaagcgggggtctaacaacaccacccaatatttctcttaacaatctgtgtggacaaactcgaatatacttttaagagaatcaacaagacttaatcaattaaaagtatatcaacgagtttatatctctctctcttgatttgatttcctcaaacagaaactgcgagtactaatcaaatacaaggaataacttggatggtaccaaagaccaatatccaaggatcaatcaatgacaatcaacaaccaaaggttggattactctaattgatgatctaacgtacaacctgtattatttcaattataaagataaaacaatataatgcggaaactgaaataacacagacaccagaaattttgttaacgaggaaaccgcaaatgcagaaaatcccgggacctagtccagattgaacagacactgtattaagcctccacagacactagactactccaagctaacttcgaactggactgtagttgaaccccaatcagtctcccactgatccaaggtacagttgtactccctacacctatGATCTCatcatgatactgcgcacttgattcccttagcggatctcacccacaactaagagttgttacgacccaaaattggaggctttaacaataaacaaatctgtctcacacagacaagtctatcaaaggatcaatctgtctcccacagaaaaaccctaaagtttttgtttcgtcttttgataataatcaaggtgaacaggaaccaattgataattcggtcttatattcccgaagaacaacctagataaatcaatcacctcacaacaatcttaattgtatggtagagaaacaagatgttgcgaaatcacaaacaatgagacgaagatgtttgtgactattttttatatcttgtctatcgaagatattaatctcaagccaatcaatctgattgtaatcgtacgatagaagatgcaagatcagatcacacaaatacgataaaagtagtatcggtctggcttcacaatcccaatgaagtctttaagtcgttaacctggttttagaagaagaaaaccaaaggttaaaggagaaatgactctagcacgcaaactagtatcacacataaggtggggggattagttttgcagagttgctagatgtccccttatatagtctttcaaatcagggtttcgccttggtcacaaagcaaacaatatccacctttagatgaaaacctgatttagattcaagctaatatttatcaaccgttagatcaaaaacttagcttgttatacataaatgaaatatacgcttctaggtttgttaaccgtacccaaacgtgtacattgttggtttaacaatagttaaccaaaaggttagctatatgagcatttcataccaaccatattcttcttcaccataactagttcaagtgactcaaatgaactagttagagagttgttcaattgcaaggaaatcttatgtactacacaagacacaattgaagcaaatatgatttgattcacttgaatcggttcatgaactttatagccacggtttgcaatttgcattcctaagtgtttataagtttaagttcataaatcatcttcagatatataaccttcttaagttcgcatactaggttcgcggacttaagcaaccgggcagagtttataaactccaggagaaaatctcggcaaagaatttccaccggttcgcggactggtactcacgtaacaagtttgtcaactccagcagaatttctcgggatgagaagttcggtagttcacggactgagttcgcggacttggcaacaagccattcttccggtttatcttgacaacaaagttcgcaaactttggttcaaggaataggacttatgcacatatgtgtttccacaacaatacttatgtccatcattggttatgtaatctaaactctcattccaaccattgaaacattcttataggacgttatacagttgttacaccatttctcgttaaagcaattttcaaagtgattgaaacatatcatgactttcgtcactaggtaaagataaacatggtcgaagcgaaacgcttaccaacacatatttagagatatagataggagaggtatactcggctcgaaataccaaatgtgtataatctaagtctatatatagcatacgactttttgtctcaagaagtaagaggtagagtagatagacttttgtgtgacaaataagttcaagtcttcacatacctttttgtcgagaagttccaccggttccttgagtagttcttcttcttgtatgatgaatccccatgaagtccttgagctcaactacactttctatcctagtccgagacttagctatagtaaactagaaatcaagacttatagttttgatcactaacattgacaaacatgcttgagatagaaacgcatgcgagttcgaccaagcaatgctctaacagtgcaTCTGTTAAAGGCTTAGGCAATTTTCTCAATTGAGGATCCTCATGTTGCACAACTCTCTATTTCTCcacaaaaaccagcaaatcgcttTCACCCATCAACATTTATATTTAAAATTTGAAATTTGTTTAAAAGAGATATTAACATGCAGGAAGAAAGTAAAGCAATGACAAGAATTAGAATTTAAAAACTGAATTGATGAGAATTTTGGTATAAAATGTACCTGGGAGTGATCACCATGGAAATCTTTAAGGGGTCAGAGTTGTTAATTGTTGTAGAATTTGAGTCAATCCTCATAGTTATTTTGATTATCCATACTAACACTGGCAATTTCATGAAGGTTACTAGGTGGCTTGATATGAATGTTGTGAGGTTTCTTAAGAGGTTCATTGTTGAGTTTTGAATTACACactctcttattatttctctgacaatcatcttcttcatcatctgccAGTTCCTCCCCCATTGAGTTGTTCATGCTCCTCTCATCATTTCTTCATAAACTTTACTTTCTTCTCGATCGCATGAGTGCTTCAAATTCATCCATGGTTAGACTGTCTAGATATAGAAGATATGCAGTAAGTGCACAAGTTTCATCAATATGATCAATGACAAAGCATATGTCACAAATATTTTTAGGTTGCAAGCTCTAGTTATAATGAATCGAAACATCTTATCCATAAATGGTTTTCCACCAGCCCCTCTATAAAGAGATTTCTTCAGATCAATCTCTATCTCCGCCTTTATTTTGTTACTAAGTCTGCAATTTTCTTGATGAGTAGCTATTTTTCTTCCGATAAATCCAATGGCTTTATCGACCACTAGTGATTTCATGTATTCGAGTTTTAGATATTTAAACTGAACTGTAAACTTTTGATGAGTAAAGGTGTAGTCTTTTAATTGAATGTTGGTTGAGTATTTTTGCACCACAAAAAGAGCTCTTCCTACCACCCATCCATTCTCTATTACttcatttttttccttcttcattGTTAAGACGTACATGCATGAGATTATGGCCCATAATACAAATTTCTTTGTTGTGATACTTACTCCATAACGAGTTGATGTCTTCCCTCATTAACTTCATCTTAACCTTTCCTTTCGCCGTCAGTTTTCCCAATAAAGTATGAGACAATTCATTAGCAGCATCATTGATAGTTTGAGCTgaaccaacagttctttttctGAAAATGGGGGGTAAAGCAATGTCTGCATTCCTAAGTTTCATTGATAGGGTTTTGGGGTTTTGGAGACATTTtagagtttttgtgaagactggTATTAGGGTTTTTATATTTCAGAATAAAAAAGTTTTAGATGCAGAAATTATCTTGAGAATTTTATATATTTAAGTACCAATAGATTACCATATAATCATCTGTTATTTTTGATAAGTAGTTGAAAATGTGactcaagaaaaatatgagtatatttttaaaacaaaaagttgCATGTAACCTAAATGTGGGCTGTTAATTCAGCATGTTATTGATTTCAGTTTAGGAGccaaaaaaatttgaattttccgAATTGGTTGACTTTGCGATTGACTGTGTTAGTGATGATCATGATTTTCTTCAGTTCTTTGATGATGAAAACgaagaaaattttcagatttcgtatGCAAGCTTCTATATGTATATATTATTTTGATCTACTAGTACGAACCATCACTAATACGAGGATGGTAGACGCCATTGTCATGAACAACATTGTTTTAGACTCAGAAGCAAAAAACATTCTGAATTCCACCATTGGATACCCCACGGAAAGATTGTTAAGTGACCTGCAACAGATTCACACAGCCATAAAACCAAATTGATCAAGTAAACCCAGTAAGATTTTATCAGAAAAAAATAATGTTATATAATTTGAAAAGGTTTTAGCATGATATAAGTAGGTTCTTATGAATTACTCCACAATTATCTAAGAAACTCTGATTGAATAAATGAACATAGACATAAAGGGATGAAAAAGAGATCGAAACCAATGCAAAATACCTAATCATAAGATTAAAACGTTAATATTTGGATAATCGATTTTGAAAAATGAGTTAAGTCATAAATAGCCCGATCCTCAGAGCTCAATAGGTTGCCATCGATAggaaatcatgatataattacATATGATCTATTATATATTCATCTTAACTCTTCATCATTTACTTCCATCGAATTTTTAGGGGTTAAACTTGAGAGTGAGAGATAAAAGAGGTAATAATTGCGCATTTTCCTTTATAATAGTGGTTCGTTGTGTTATTATTGTGGTTATcaattgttgaatttgtaaaatcaaaatccattaGGTCATCTGCATCCAATCTGTCCGTCCTCGCATCCATTGGATGCGGGATCAAATGAGGATGAGATTAAAACCGGTCCAGTTCGAACCATGCTTACAAAAATCAGAACACCAATGACTTGTGAATATGTGATGGGCCTGAACAAGAAACAGTCTAGAGAAAGAAACTTGTTTTGAagcatactgaatttttttgaagggatactaaataatgccaaaatagggtcactaaataaaaaacaacatcaccccttatccaaccTTTTTTATAATGACATAACTATCCTtacataattagtgttaatgattatgattagatttgattagttaggaattttaaggattgattaaaaataaaattattagtggtgaattagtagataaatcaaatttatgtgagagagttgggatttttgagaggaagaagaagaagaagtggaaaaaaacttgttttgaattttgagattgtAGTGATTAGGAGTGACCAAGATGGGTGAATCAAATCAGAGGTAAaattctatacgaggtttaatttctttttataagttgaatctgtcaacaaaattaatttttaaaacccagatctactgaccagatgaacagttcggctgataacttttcagccgaaccttccttttttaaaaatatacctaggttcggctgacaagttatcagctgaacctaggtatatttttaaaaatctgaggttcggctgaaaagttgtcagccgaacttcactctgaaaCTGAcaaatttaggttcggctgattcgaacaaaattaagcaaagtcgcattagccgaacatagtgtttctctaaatcatacactaggttcagctcaaaattgatactccaagatcagccgaactgatcttatgaaaatcctaatttcatctttgaaatcatattctatcgatcaaacaaaataaaatcaatcaaaaacaagatgagtttgttacatatacattctaaaatacatctaagagcaattgagatttggatttcgcactccaatctcgctcacttcgattcgtgtttgctttgcttgatcaatttcttgattgaattggagtccaagatgtttgagtttaaagtttattttggtttttgaggataaggatgctctagtaatttaaattgtgtaaggatatataggtaattgcactacTTTTAGACACCTCTTATAAACCCACTCTAGatggtataatgaatgagtatTCCTTAAAAAAAagattgagtatgcctcaaaacaggtttctagaGAAATCAACAAGAATGTCCAGCAAGCTACAAGGTTACTCATTGGCCAAGGCCCAGGCCTATCCATTTTAACAAGTTCAACATCCAGGTCGTCCGACCCGATCGTTTTGATCCCTACTTAAAACTCTAACCCTAACTCCAAATGCCATTCTCTTCTTCTACTGCGGCCGCTTATTCTTCCCCTCTCCCAACCAGAGTGAAATCCTAGCAAAAGTAAGTAGGGTTTTGATCTTCATTTTTAGCTttacgaaattagggttttgatattcacTACTTAGATTCATTATTTTGTTATTGTGTTGAGTTTGCAGAAATCCAAAGAAGAGAAGATGAGTAAAGGAACAGTAGCAGGTGCCAAGGGTGGCAAGAAGAAGATATCAACATACACAATCGATTGTGCAAAACCAGTTGAAGATAAGATTATGGATATTGCTTCCCTTGAGAAGTTTCTTCAAGAGAGAATCAAAGTTGGTGGTAAAGCTGGTGCTCTTGGTGATGTTGTTACTATCACTCGTGAGAAGAACAAAATCTCTGTTACCGCTGATAGTAACTTCTCTAAGAGGTAATATTATTTAATCTGTTTTTTTAGATCTATCTCTTTAAACGCGTTTTTCTTGATGCTGTACTTTGTGGTTTTGAGCGTTCTTGTATATGTTACAGGAGATTTTACAAGATTATATGTTATAGGAGATTTCTTAATGGCTGGATACTGTTGTTTGATGTGTCACTTAGGTTATAATTTGTTAGCTTAAGCAAAACGTTGAGATTTTAGGGACTAGGGTCTCTATCTTAGATTTGGTTGAGTATGTTTAATGAACATTTTTTGTTTCCTCATTTGTCTGCAGATGTATTTGATTCTAATTGATAAATTAAACTATGTTTTATTATTGAGGCATTATTCTGCTGAGCTTTTAGGCATTTGAACTCTGATAAATCTAATAGATGTAGATTTAGTTATTCTCACCACAATTATTATCAGTTAAGCCCCTGCAAATCGCCTAATCTTCATTGGAATTTTTCCTCCTTGGCTGTCACTAGTTAAGctgttcaattttttttatctagaTCTGTTAATGGATTTAATTActtgttcatttgttcttttttggATTTACTATTCCTGTCTAATTTTGTTTATAAAAAAAGGACTTTTCATATCTCaagaatgatgatgaagatgttaaatgttttttttttcactcgAACATATTTTATTTGCTAGTTTCATTAGCTCCATTGCTATGTTTCTTCTATAATTCTAGTAGTATTTCAGTCACTTGATTTCTATATTATGTGAATTTAGCATATTGTAAGTTTGATGTATGTTTGGCTCTTTCACAGGATTCTCCTAGGACAGTTTGGACTAGGTATTACATGTACAGTGATATGTGCCTGAATGGTTCTTCATCGCTGTTAGTCATCCTGTTTTAGTTACAATACTTTCGTGTAAAGAAAGATTTGGGAACTCTGTGACATTAGGTTTTACTTGATAGATTCATAAAGATTAGTTATAATCCTATTGTTTACCGAACTATTTTTTCACTTATAGTTCTGTATTATTTCATGAGCTTTTGCTTCAGTTCTGTTCGATGTAGACTAATGTGTCTAATATTATATACCCTCCTTTACAATTTCTGTTCAGGTATTTGAAGTATTTGACAAAGAAGTACTTGAAGAAGCACAATGTTCGTGACTGGCTTCGGGTGATCGCATCCAACAAAGACAGGAATATTTACGAGCTTAGGTACTTCAACATTGCCGAGAATGAGGGAGAGGATGAAGAGTGAAGGCTGCATCTCGTTATATATTATCTGTTTTTTGGTTTGTTGAAATTTTAGACAAGGTGAAGTTTACTCTTATTTAGAAGGGCCAGGGCCATCAGTGTTTCAGacacttcagattttgatgtcagctaaattttttgttgattactattAGGGGTCACTTTATTATTATTCCTCCTATGAAGTTTGGTAATTGATTGATTAGCTTTTGACTTCTTCCGAGTAATTAATTAATGCTTCCCTCATAACGTAATCATAGTTAATTTTTGTTAAAGGCTTCCAAGTTTCCAACAGATGTATGAACTCGAAACTGTTCTTCAATTGCATAATTACCTTGATGGTGGCCTTCTGAATGTTGAATGTTGTTTTGACTCTTCTTTAGGAAACAACTTGCCCTTTTAGAATCTGTTAGCCTTGTATAGATTTTCTGCAACTGAAATCTGTGGGTCTCTCAAATATGGTAGTGAATCGGGGATGGTTAATGAACTTGTGATTATAGAGGGTTTGTTTAACAATTCATTCCTATACCTATGTTGTTTTGTGCCAATTTATACTCTCTCAACTGTCCCTTTTGCCGTAGACATTGGATGTTTTAGAGTCATacatagg encodes:
- the LOC113350290 gene encoding 60S ribosomal protein L22-2-like, which gives rise to MSKGTVAGAKGGKKKISTYTIDCAKPVEDKIMDIASLEKFLQERIKVGGKAGALGDVVTITREKNKISVTADSNFSKRYLKYLTKKYLKKHNVRDWLRVIASNKDRNIYELRYFNIAENEGEDEE